One window of the Clostridiales bacterium genome contains the following:
- a CDS encoding extracellular solute-binding protein codes for MKKILSMVIALMLILSTLSGCESRKQTNSNQSDDKKAAENLNLTGFPIVNNKITLKIMGPKASIQAPWDQMDVFKEMEKKTNIHFEFDTPPAESYQEKKNLAFASGELPDIFFGRDSINPDDEATYGSQGTLVPIEDLIKKYAPDIENIFNKFPNIRKSITCADNHIYSLPSGTDLPMNLTVKMWINQEWLNNVGLKMPSNVDELYNVLKVFKEDDPNKNGKSDEIPMSSVKLDDIRSGILSAFGFVDSREAVKNGKVIFVPIEQGYKEYLTYMNKLYKEGLLDNETFSQTSQQMTAKGNQERVGLFANAGPFLTVKAEDNDKYPALPPLTSSVNSQKMWPKNPEATVTAFAITNKNKYPEASIIWVDYLYTEEGSILFHNGIEGKHWKWVDVNGERQWERITPEGKANPEEWRATATPNCGTGTPEIWSKDFAEKQKDPLNAFIRKEVAEKYEPSFKEIFPQIRFKPDEQKQLTALETDLNTYVAQMEGKFISGNIPMSEWDEYVKNIKKMNLDKVLSIYQTGYDRWNSVK; via the coding sequence ATGAAAAAAATACTATCTATGGTAATTGCTTTAATGCTGATACTTAGCACGCTTTCAGGTTGTGAAAGTAGAAAACAGACAAATTCAAATCAAAGCGATGATAAGAAAGCAGCAGAGAATCTTAATTTAACAGGTTTTCCAATTGTAAATAATAAAATAACATTAAAAATCATGGGACCAAAGGCATCTATACAGGCTCCATGGGATCAAATGGATGTTTTTAAAGAAATGGAAAAAAAGACTAACATACATTTTGAATTTGACACTCCGCCTGCGGAAAGCTATCAGGAGAAAAAGAATCTTGCTTTTGCAAGCGGCGAACTTCCAGATATATTTTTCGGGAGAGATTCTATTAACCCTGATGATGAGGCAACTTATGGCTCACAAGGAACATTGGTTCCTATAGAAGATCTAATTAAAAAATATGCACCTGATATCGAAAACATATTTAATAAATTTCCCAACATTAGAAAGAGCATTACTTGTGCTGATAATCATATCTATTCACTTCCAAGCGGTACGGATTTACCTATGAATCTTACCGTAAAAATGTGGATTAATCAGGAATGGCTTAATAATGTGGGACTGAAAATGCCTTCAAATGTAGATGAACTATATAATGTTTTAAAAGTTTTTAAAGAAGATGATCCTAATAAAAACGGTAAATCAGACGAAATACCCATGTCGTCTGTTAAGCTTGACGATATCAGGAGTGGCATACTAAGCGCATTCGGTTTTGTTGATAGCAGAGAAGCAGTAAAAAATGGCAAAGTAATATTTGTTCCAATAGAGCAGGGATATAAAGAATACTTGACATACATGAATAAATTATATAAAGAAGGTCTTTTAGATAATGAAACATTTTCTCAGACATCACAGCAGATGACCGCTAAAGGTAATCAGGAGAGAGTGGGATTATTTGCCAATGCGGGTCCATTCCTTACTGTAAAAGCTGAAGATAATGATAAATATCCTGCATTACCTCCACTGACAAGCAGTGTGAATAGTCAAAAAATGTGGCCGAAAAATCCAGAGGCAACTGTAACAGCATTCGCGATTACAAATAAAAATAAATATCCTGAAGCATCTATAATATGGGTTGATTATTTATATACAGAAGAAGGTAGCATATTGTTCCATAATGGTATAGAAGGGAAACACTGGAAATGGGTTGATGTAAATGGAGAACGCCAGTGGGAAAGAATAACTCCTGAAGGGAAGGCAAATCCTGAAGAATGGCGTGCAACTGCTACACCAAATTGTGGTACAGGTACTCCTGAAATATGGTCTAAAGATTTTGCTGAGAAACAGAAGGATCCTCTTAATGCTTTCATAAGGAAGGAAGTTGCTGAAAAATATGAACCTTCATTTAAAGAAATATTTCCACAGATACGTTTCAAACCGGATGAGCAGAAACAGTTAACAGCACTTGAGACAGACCTTAATACTTATGTCGCTCAAATGGAAGGCAAATTCATATCGGGCAATATACCTATGAGTGAATGGGATGAATATGTGAAAAATATAAAGAAGATGAATTTGGACAAAGTTCTATCGATATATCAAACTGGTTATGATAGATGGAATAGTGTAAAATAA
- a CDS encoding carbohydrate ABC transporter permease codes for MIRETKMDRIFNFVNDFFLIAVLMVVLYPLIYVISASISDPILVNQGKMWLLPKGITFEGFKRVFQYADIWVGYRNTIFYTLIGTMISLFLTFTCAYPLSRKDLPGRNIFMTIYTITMFFSGGLIPTYLLVKRLGFINKIWSMIIPGSFSVWNLIIVKTYFQNSIPKELQEASMIDGCSNMYIFINIILPLSTPIIAVMTLFYGVGYWNAFFNALIYLSNRRLFPLQLILREILIQQEMSAQMMMNGDNMVAMAEQAKLADIIKYAVIIVSTIPVLIIYPFLQKYFVHGIMVGAIKG; via the coding sequence ATGATAAGAGAAACAAAAATGGATAGAATATTTAATTTTGTTAATGATTTTTTTCTTATAGCTGTTCTGATGGTTGTATTGTATCCCTTGATTTATGTGATTAGTGCATCCATAAGTGATCCTATATTGGTAAACCAAGGTAAAATGTGGCTGCTCCCAAAAGGGATAACATTCGAAGGGTTTAAGAGAGTATTCCAATATGCAGATATATGGGTTGGATATAGAAATACGATATTCTATACATTAATCGGGACAATGATAAGTTTGTTCCTTACATTTACTTGTGCATATCCGCTTTCAAGAAAGGATTTACCAGGTAGAAATATTTTTATGACTATATACACAATTACTATGTTTTTCAGTGGAGGATTGATACCTACATATCTTTTAGTGAAAAGATTGGGATTTATTAATAAAATATGGTCTATGATTATACCTGGTTCCTTTAGTGTGTGGAATTTAATAATTGTTAAGACATATTTTCAAAACAGTATTCCTAAAGAATTACAAGAGGCATCCATGATAGATGGATGTTCCAATATGTATATATTTATTAACATAATATTGCCACTATCAACGCCAATAATTGCTGTCATGACACTATTCTATGGAGTTGGTTACTGGAATGCATTCTTTAATGCATTAATATATCTAAGTAACCGGCGACTTTTTCCATTGCAACTTATATTAAGGGAAATACTTATACAACAAGAAATGAGCGCACAGATGATGATGAATGGAGATAATATGGTAGCTATGGCCGAGCAGGCAAAGCTTGCTGATATTATAAAATATGCAGTTATAATAGTTTCAACAATTCCTGTATTGATTATCTATCCATTTTTGCAAAAATATTTTGTACATGGGATTATGGTGGGAGCAATAAAGGGATAA
- a CDS encoding ABC transporter permease subunit, whose amino-acid sequence MFAKTKPDIYVKRNTRRIHKVLNKILYNYDLYLLLLPSFIYVIIFHYYPLYGLQIAFKDFIPTKGIWGSPWVGFEHLKRFFNSYYFWTLIKNTLGISLYSLIVGFPIPIILALMLNEVKSNFFKKLVQTVTYAPHFISTVVMVGIILAFLSPTSGILNTLIKFLGGEPIAFMQKPEWFKTIYVFTGVWQGAGWGSIIYLAALAGIDPQLHEAALMDGATRLQRIWYINIPGILPTIVILLILRSGSIMNVGFEKVFLMQNQLNMEASDVISTYVYRSGLLQAQYSFSSAVGLFNSVINCFLLVIVNSITRKIGETSLW is encoded by the coding sequence ATGTTTGCTAAAACAAAGCCGGATATATATGTAAAAAGAAATACAAGAAGGATTCACAAGGTTTTAAATAAGATACTCTATAATTATGACTTATATTTATTGCTGTTGCCATCATTCATTTATGTCATTATTTTCCATTACTATCCATTATACGGTTTGCAGATAGCATTTAAGGATTTTATACCTACTAAAGGAATATGGGGAAGCCCATGGGTTGGATTTGAACATCTAAAAAGATTCTTTAATTCATATTATTTTTGGACTCTTATAAAAAATACACTTGGCATAAGCCTTTATTCGCTTATAGTAGGATTCCCGATTCCGATTATTTTGGCATTGATGTTGAATGAAGTTAAGAGTAATTTTTTTAAAAAGTTGGTACAGACTGTAACATATGCTCCACATTTTATATCAACAGTTGTAATGGTTGGTATAATACTCGCCTTTTTATCACCTACAAGCGGTATTTTAAATACATTGATAAAATTTTTAGGCGGAGAGCCTATTGCTTTTATGCAAAAACCTGAATGGTTTAAAACTATTTACGTTTTTACAGGTGTATGGCAAGGCGCCGGATGGGGCTCTATCATATATCTGGCAGCTCTTGCTGGTATAGATCCGCAGCTTCACGAAGCGGCCTTAATGGATGGTGCTACAAGGCTTCAAAGAATATGGTATATTAATATTCCAGGAATTTTGCCAACGATAGTTATACTTTTGATTTTAAGATCAGGGTCAATTATGAATGTAGGCTTTGAAAAAGTATTTTTAATGCAGAATCAGTTGAATATGGAAGCATCAGATGTAATATCCACGTATGTTTACAGAAGTGGGCTTTTACAAGCGCAGTATAGTTTTTCATCAGCAGTGGGGCTGTTTAACTCAGTAATAAATTGCTTCTTGCTCGTAATTGTCAATAGTATTACAAGAAAAATCGGAGAAACTAGCTTATGGTAA
- a CDS encoding ABC transporter ATP-binding protein, whose amino-acid sequence MNNTKMIPCLSGKGLTKIFGNYKIKTVAVDHVDFEFHKGEVISIVGKSGSGKTTLAKMILGLISVTEGVIYFNGKIRDISTHKKKENYWRGIQAVFQDPFSSFNMFYKIDSVLLDCINMRGGKHLPKEKKIELMTEACSFVNLKFEELTNKYPFELSGGQMQRLMIARIFLLKPQILIADEPTSMVDACSRATILDMLLKLRDENDMTIVFITHDIGLAYYVSDVVYIMENGKFVEHGSAEDVILNPKEPYTKRLIGDVPKIYEKWDLTTTA is encoded by the coding sequence ATGAATAATACAAAAATGATTCCTTGCTTAAGCGGGAAAGGCCTTACCAAGATATTTGGAAATTATAAAATTAAGACCGTGGCTGTAGACCATGTCGATTTTGAATTCCACAAGGGAGAGGTTATATCCATCGTGGGAAAAAGCGGGAGCGGCAAAACCACGTTGGCCAAGATGATATTAGGGCTTATCAGCGTAACGGAAGGTGTGATATACTTCAACGGGAAGATAAGGGATATATCGACCCATAAAAAGAAAGAGAATTACTGGAGAGGAATACAGGCCGTATTTCAGGATCCGTTCTCATCATTTAATATGTTTTATAAGATAGATTCCGTACTTTTGGACTGCATAAATATGAGAGGCGGGAAGCACTTGCCAAAAGAGAAGAAGATTGAGCTTATGACAGAGGCCTGCAGCTTTGTAAATTTAAAATTTGAGGAGCTTACCAATAAATATCCATTCGAGCTATCGGGCGGACAGATGCAGCGCCTTATGATTGCAAGGATTTTTCTCTTAAAGCCTCAGATCTTAATTGCAGATGAGCCTACGTCAATGGTAGATGCATGCTCGAGAGCGACCATACTGGATATGCTCTTGAAATTACGCGATGAGAATGACATGACTATTGTATTCATTACTCATGATATCGGTCTTGCATATTATGTATCCGATGTCGTATATATAATGGAAAACGGGAAGTTTGTAGAACATGGCAGCGCAGAGGATGTCATACTAAATCCGAAAGAGCCTTATACGAAAAGGCTGATAGGCGATGTCCCCAAGATTTATGAAAAATGGGATCTGACAACAACTGCATGA
- a CDS encoding ABC transporter ATP-binding protein, whose amino-acid sequence MGKIMLEVNNLNTKYITRQREDVYAVDNVSFKIEEGKSLGIAGESGCGKSTLALSLMGYYFAPLHYISGDIIIDGRNISSMKPDDIRRQILGSEISYIPQAAMNALNPTQKIISFIEDVIHAHNPKAAKGDIHDLARERFELLGLPSEVLQKYPVELSGGMKQRTVIAISTILSPKVLIADEPSSALDVTSQKMVIKMLRSLMEKGLIKSMIFITHELPLLYNVTDDIMVMYAGQMVEKGTAREMVFDPMHPYSKGLMGSIIVPEAGIKNRKLTAIPGTPPNLKHPPVGCRFKERCRYAKEECGKQKVSERKFGNGRMYRCVYSIEELKEMYRHE is encoded by the coding sequence ATGGGGAAGATAATGTTGGAAGTAAACAATCTAAATACAAAATATATAACGAGGCAAAGAGAAGATGTCTATGCAGTTGATAACGTTTCTTTTAAAATAGAAGAAGGGAAATCGCTTGGCATAGCGGGCGAATCCGGATGCGGCAAATCCACGTTGGCACTTAGCCTGATGGGATATTATTTCGCGCCGCTCCATTACATCAGCGGGGATATTATCATAGATGGAAGGAATATCTCCAGTATGAAGCCGGACGATATACGAAGACAGATTTTAGGAAGTGAAATTTCATATATTCCACAGGCAGCCATGAACGCATTAAACCCAACCCAGAAAATAATAAGCTTTATTGAAGATGTTATTCACGCCCATAACCCAAAGGCTGCAAAAGGGGATATCCATGATCTTGCGAGGGAAAGATTCGAACTTTTGGGTCTGCCTTCTGAAGTACTGCAAAAATATCCAGTGGAATTATCGGGAGGCATGAAGCAGCGTACAGTTATTGCGATTTCAACTATCCTTTCGCCTAAAGTTCTTATTGCAGATGAACCATCGTCTGCACTGGATGTCACTTCCCAAAAAATGGTTATCAAAATGTTGAGGAGCCTAATGGAAAAGGGATTGATAAAATCGATGATTTTTATTACTCATGAGCTTCCTCTGCTTTATAATGTGACCGACGATATTATGGTTATGTATGCAGGACAGATGGTAGAAAAGGGGACCGCCCGTGAGATGGTATTTGACCCCATGCATCCATACTCCAAAGGTCTTATGGGTTCAATCATAGTTCCTGAAGCGGGCATAAAGAATAGAAAGCTTACTGCAATTCCCGGAACCCCTCCGAATTTAAAACACCCTCCGGTAGGCTGCAGATTTAAAGAACGCTGCAGGTATGCAAAAGAGGAGTGCGGAAAGCAGAAAGTTTCGGAAAGAAAATTTGGCAACGGCAGAATGTATCGCTGTGTTTATTCGATAGAGGAGCTTAAGGAGATGTATAGGCATGAATAA
- a CDS encoding ABC transporter permease has product MKNMLRQVFHSPKFIAGFVIFVVMLFTIIFYPLFVRADPLEMVGGLFYKPGTYVSVKDTVQTNKYTLKINTASAKLNSISDADRKNMADWLIKFGNVKKSEINVNDVAALVNLWEENYNPDSPQTGLLAAEKQQYVRLNNRINQLISNDDVYIATKNDKGELESKSPLDSQAFANIKDILNKKTFILGTDNFGRDELTELVAAMGTSLKIGLVAGTIATLIGLILGLLAGYVGGTLDDFIMFVTNIFTVIPSFILLVLISFSVGEKARGVMLTASIIGLTSWPWTTRSVRSQVMSLRNRDHVNLSKLSGHSLPRIILTDILPYVASYVVMAFILQISSGILSEAQLSMLGLGPATTKVSTLGLMMNWAMAYKAPLSGAWWAFLPVILAITLISFSLNLMNTGLDQVFNPQLRD; this is encoded by the coding sequence ATGAAAAATATGCTAAGGCAAGTATTTCATTCTCCAAAATTTATTGCTGGGTTTGTAATTTTTGTAGTGATGCTGTTTACAATTATATTCTATCCTCTGTTTGTAAGGGCAGATCCGCTGGAGATGGTGGGTGGACTATTCTATAAACCGGGAACGTATGTATCCGTAAAAGATACCGTGCAGACAAATAAATATACTTTAAAGATAAATACAGCTTCAGCGAAATTGAATTCCATATCAGATGCAGATAGAAAAAATATGGCCGACTGGCTTATCAAATTTGGGAATGTAAAAAAATCCGAAATCAATGTCAATGATGTGGCAGCTCTTGTTAATCTATGGGAAGAAAATTATAATCCGGATTCTCCCCAAACAGGATTACTTGCTGCTGAGAAACAGCAGTATGTAAGACTTAATAACAGGATAAATCAATTAATCAGCAATGATGATGTATATATAGCAACCAAAAATGACAAGGGAGAGTTGGAGTCAAAGTCTCCCCTTGATTCACAAGCTTTTGCCAACATTAAAGATATTTTAAATAAAAAGACATTTATTCTGGGGACCGATAATTTTGGAAGGGATGAACTGACAGAACTTGTAGCAGCCATGGGTACATCATTAAAAATCGGGCTGGTTGCAGGCACCATAGCTACGCTTATCGGATTGATACTGGGGCTGCTTGCGGGATATGTGGGAGGAACATTAGACGATTTTATCATGTTCGTTACAAACATATTTACAGTTATTCCATCATTTATCCTTTTAGTTTTAATATCGTTCAGCGTAGGTGAAAAAGCAAGGGGGGTTATGCTGACAGCATCCATCATCGGTTTGACTTCATGGCCATGGACTACAAGATCCGTGCGTTCCCAGGTTATGTCCTTAAGAAACCGTGACCATGTCAATCTTTCAAAATTATCAGGGCACAGCCTTCCCAGGATTATTTTGACAGATATATTGCCGTATGTAGCTTCCTATGTGGTTATGGCATTTATTCTTCAGATATCATCAGGAATTCTTTCCGAGGCGCAGCTTTCCATGCTGGGACTTGGTCCGGCCACAACAAAAGTTTCAACACTCGGGCTTATGATGAACTGGGCCATGGCGTACAAGGCGCCTCTTAGCGGGGCATGGTGGGCATTTCTACCGGTTATTCTGGCGATCACTTTAATATCATTTTCACTTAATTTGATGAATACAGGGCTTGATCAGGTATTCAATCCACAATTAAGAGATTAA
- a CDS encoding ABC transporter permease: MNVYRKYYSKKIIWYVLTLIVAVILNFLLPRLMPGNPVSAIAARTAVGITDQTAVQRVYENYVKTFGIDKPLYVQFFHYIVNIFKGDFGVSFIYYPRTVSDILAKSIGWTIALQLPAILVGWFLGNLLGAVAAYIRKGWDKGVLPAFLFLSNMPAFGMAILLLFFFGVHLKWFPTSLGYGYNMNPNMSLQFIGSVIYHYQLPFWSIVLITIGGQAIGMRSMSIYELDADYVKYSRFLGIKDSKVVKYVFRNAMLPQITGLALSLGTMVGGALVAEIIFSYPGLGTTLLAAITGRDYPVISGCTLIITIMVLIANLAVEILYGFIDPRVKAVQQD; encoded by the coding sequence TTGAATGTTTATAGAAAATACTATTCTAAGAAGATAATATGGTATGTGTTGACTCTTATTGTCGCAGTAATTTTAAACTTTCTTCTGCCCCGCTTGATGCCGGGCAATCCGGTATCAGCCATTGCGGCAAGAACTGCGGTTGGCATCACGGACCAGACAGCCGTACAAAGGGTTTATGAAAATTACGTGAAAACTTTCGGAATAGACAAGCCTTTGTATGTGCAGTTTTTCCATTATATTGTAAATATATTCAAAGGGGACTTTGGCGTTTCATTTATTTATTATCCAAGAACCGTATCGGATATACTGGCAAAATCCATAGGATGGACAATAGCCCTGCAGCTGCCTGCAATTTTAGTAGGCTGGTTTCTGGGCAACCTTTTAGGCGCTGTGGCGGCATATATAAGGAAAGGCTGGGACAAGGGCGTACTGCCGGCTTTTTTATTCTTAAGCAATATGCCGGCATTTGGAATGGCCATTCTATTGCTATTTTTCTTCGGAGTTCATTTAAAATGGTTCCCTACATCGCTGGGATATGGATATAATATGAACCCTAACATGAGCCTGCAGTTCATCGGCTCGGTTATCTATCATTATCAGCTTCCATTCTGGTCCATTGTACTTATTACAATTGGAGGGCAGGCTATTGGAATGCGTTCCATGTCGATTTATGAACTCGATGCGGATTATGTCAAATACAGCCGCTTTCTTGGCATCAAGGATAGCAAGGTCGTAAAATATGTTTTTAGGAATGCAATGCTTCCTCAGATTACCGGACTTGCATTATCGCTGGGAACCATGGTAGGCGGCGCATTGGTAGCTGAGATTATTTTCAGCTATCCTGGCCTTGGCACTACACTTCTGGCGGCCATAACCGGAAGGGATTATCCGGTTATATCGGGATGTACGCTGATTATCACCATAATGGTGCTTATCGCAAACTTAGCTGTTGAGATACTTTATGGTTTTATCGATCCAAGAGTCAAGGCAGTGCAGCAGGACTGA
- a CDS encoding ABC transporter substrate-binding protein, giving the protein MNNHLKKFCVFLVVAAMIATLAAGCGKNKNTVDTNTKDKGTKTEDKNSTPRNETLYFNGQQWGAINDWNPLSSNSNNAMGVGQKDSARTLIYETLYMYNMLDGKLYPLLADGDPVWNDAHTTLTVKINKDAKWSDGTAVTADDVAYTFDVNVKYETAAGLDYKGYIESIKAQDPSTVVITAKLNSSGQAINPLKVLEYLPKMYVLQKAYIQKVEARNNNDATKIKTDKMEDLVASGPYKPYIANDQKVVFQRDDNYWGKAASMWGKLPVPKYIGHNIFKDNASGDTAFKAGEVDVSQQFISDVQSMMSGGKISTYLPELPYYVAATMPTAFYNLEKPGLDQVAVRKAIALAVDYDQIIKSAMSGYSPSFKDVPRSLMNPSDAEQKLVDQSALKSVQWAGNDVEGAKKLLDDAGIKDTDNDGIREYKGQKLSFKAECPQGWSDWNASLEIVAAAGKKIGIDIQTYFPDANTFYDDLSNQHFDIAMWSPSAAGISNPWTRAYGLLSSSYNSMKTQMIGNFGGFSDKRADELLSLIPHETDQAKLKSEYTELSKIYLTQVPSFSLMYRPELFYTVNETVWTNYPQKGLKSDKGVEIPPYDLTDGYGIAGLYSIKLVSGK; this is encoded by the coding sequence ATGAACAATCATTTAAAAAAGTTTTGTGTATTTTTAGTGGTGGCAGCAATGATTGCAACGCTGGCTGCCGGATGCGGTAAAAATAAAAATACCGTAGATACAAACACAAAAGATAAAGGCACAAAAACAGAGGATAAAAACTCGACTCCCAGAAATGAAACACTTTATTTTAATGGACAGCAGTGGGGAGCTATAAATGACTGGAATCCCTTATCAAGTAATTCAAACAATGCCATGGGCGTTGGGCAGAAGGATTCAGCCAGGACGCTAATCTATGAAACGCTTTATATGTACAACATGCTGGATGGCAAGTTGTATCCGCTGTTAGCAGATGGGGATCCTGTATGGAATGATGCCCATACGACGCTTACGGTTAAGATTAACAAGGATGCAAAGTGGAGCGATGGGACTGCAGTTACTGCGGATGATGTGGCTTACACATTTGATGTAAATGTAAAATATGAAACTGCGGCTGGCTTAGATTACAAGGGATATATCGAAAGCATAAAAGCGCAGGATCCTTCCACAGTAGTGATTACAGCAAAATTAAACAGTTCAGGACAGGCGATTAATCCACTGAAGGTTTTGGAATATTTGCCAAAGATGTATGTGCTTCAGAAAGCATATATTCAGAAAGTTGAAGCAAGGAACAATAATGATGCTACCAAGATAAAGACAGACAAGATGGAGGATTTAGTGGCATCGGGACCATATAAACCCTATATCGCAAATGATCAAAAGGTTGTATTTCAAAGGGACGATAATTACTGGGGCAAGGCGGCATCAATGTGGGGCAAACTTCCGGTTCCCAAATATATCGGCCATAACATATTCAAAGACAATGCTTCCGGAGATACGGCATTCAAGGCCGGCGAGGTTGACGTTTCCCAGCAGTTTATAAGCGATGTACAAAGTATGATGTCGGGTGGAAAGATATCGACTTACCTTCCGGAGCTTCCATATTATGTAGCGGCTACAATGCCGACTGCTTTTTATAACTTGGAGAAACCGGGGCTCGATCAGGTTGCAGTGCGCAAGGCAATTGCCCTTGCAGTCGATTATGACCAGATTATTAAATCGGCCATGAGCGGATACTCTCCGTCATTTAAGGATGTACCGCGCAGTTTAATGAATCCATCGGATGCAGAGCAGAAATTGGTGGACCAGAGCGCATTAAAGAGCGTGCAGTGGGCTGGAAATGATGTCGAAGGTGCCAAGAAGCTTCTGGACGATGCGGGCATAAAAGATACGGATAACGATGGAATCCGTGAATACAAAGGACAGAAACTTTCATTCAAGGCCGAATGCCCTCAGGGGTGGTCAGACTGGAATGCTTCCCTTGAAATAGTGGCAGCAGCCGGAAAGAAAATAGGTATCGATATCCAGACTTATTTCCCGGATGCAAACACATTCTATGATGATCTGTCGAACCAGCACTTTGATATAGCCATGTGGAGTCCATCGGCAGCAGGTATTTCCAATCCTTGGACGCGTGCATATGGTTTATTATCAAGTTCATATAACTCAATGAAGACCCAGATGATAGGAAACTTTGGCGGATTTTCTGATAAGAGGGCGGATGAGCTTTTATCATTAATCCCTCATGAGACGGATCAGGCAAAACTTAAATCAGAGTATACGGAGTTATCAAAGATTTATTTGACTCAGGTGCCGTCATTCTCATTGATGTACAGACCTGAATTATTCTATACGGTTAATGAAACTGTATGGACGAATTATCCGCAGAAGGGCTTAAAATCCGATAAGGGTGTTGAGATACCTCCATATGATTTAACGGATGGTTATGGTATTGCAGGATTGTACTCGATTAAATTAGTAAGCGGTAAATAA
- a CDS encoding biotin--[acetyl-CoA-carboxylase] ligase: MEKHLNSNINMKSEILKLLKKGDGFVSGEEISSIFNVSRAAIWKHIGELKKEGYVIESIPKKGYRLVKSADILTSDEILPVLKTRYIGREIIYFDSIGSTNNIAAIGAQKGCAEGLVVIAEEQTSGRGRLKRKWCTPKFSSIAFSLVLRPDIKPQDASGITLVMGTAVCRALRNVTNLDVGIKWPNDIIINRKKVCGILTEMNSEMDAVNYIIAGVGININIKYFPEDLKNIATSLYIECGHEISRRSVLVGVFREFEALYDDFKNNGLKNIIDEFKSYSVTLGERVSVISVNEKFEGTAVDVTDDGLLVVELDDKTKRKVISGDVSIRGIGGYV; the protein is encoded by the coding sequence ATGGAAAAACACTTGAACTCCAATATCAATATGAAATCTGAAATACTCAAACTGCTGAAGAAGGGTGACGGTTTTGTATCTGGCGAAGAAATAAGCAGCATATTCAATGTCTCGAGAGCAGCCATATGGAAGCATATAGGCGAACTAAAAAAAGAGGGATATGTTATAGAATCGATACCTAAAAAAGGATACAGACTCGTAAAGTCTGCGGATATTTTGACTTCCGATGAGATACTTCCTGTTTTAAAAACAAGATATATCGGGAGGGAGATAATATATTTCGACAGCATCGGCAGCACAAACAATATAGCCGCAATAGGTGCGCAAAAGGGGTGCGCAGAAGGGCTTGTGGTCATCGCGGAAGAACAGACATCGGGAAGGGGAAGACTTAAAAGAAAATGGTGCACGCCAAAGTTTTCTTCGATTGCGTTTTCTCTTGTGTTGAGGCCGGATATTAAACCACAGGATGCCTCGGGCATAACGCTTGTTATGGGAACCGCAGTATGCAGGGCGCTAAGGAATGTTACAAATCTGGATGTCGGGATAAAATGGCCCAATGACATAATAATAAATAGAAAAAAAGTGTGCGGCATATTGACGGAGATGAATTCGGAAATGGATGCGGTAAATTACATAATAGCAGGTGTAGGCATCAATATAAATATAAAATATTTTCCGGAGGATTTAAAAAATATTGCGACATCGCTGTATATAGAGTGCGGGCATGAAATATCCAGGCGTTCTGTGCTTGTCGGGGTTTTTCGGGAATTTGAGGCTTTATATGATGACTTCAAAAATAATGGCTTGAAGAATATAATAGATGAATTTAAATCCTATTCCGTAACTCTCGGGGAACGCGTAAGCGTTATTTCTGTAAATGAAAAATTTGAAGGGACTGCTGTAGATGTAACGGACGATGGGCTTCTCGTGGTAGAGCTGGATGACAAGACAAAACGGAAGGTTATATCGGGTGATGTTTCCATAAGAGGCATAGGAGGTTATGTATAA